A region from the Aegilops tauschii subsp. strangulata cultivar AL8/78 chromosome 5, Aet v6.0, whole genome shotgun sequence genome encodes:
- the LOC109784250 gene encoding disease resistance protein RGA5 isoform X3, protein MEDDPDSASLEVDTEYPITVSLGRTEEDPDSDSASLAVEVDVEHPITVSLGPMGRLLRRLHSFQASDHRLPEGLSANGIRLLREGLERLYNHLKNAPEADVDNPSFAPKWWIKEVRELAYDTEDFFDEVMQSGDGVVVGRSAPLGTIFGIRKQRLPQIAQDFSQLMARVDDAKKRCQNFRFALETAVIIRSQRVQAGISCHTPELPLDLPVLAVQMEPMKKLVNLLAFGDDNQKQLKVLPILGSAGVGKTMVARTIYHQHGGKFQCRAFVRVSRNADMRWLLTSILSQIKAPQTHSFTDAQDLIHSIIKHLQGKRYFIVVDDLWTSSVWDIISRAFPYDDCCSRILATTQVEDVALACSGYETEYILKMGRLNDGESRKLFFSYVFGSEGEGACPKEFKVVADRIISKCGGLPLSTVNIASLLLPRMRSPAVEQWEKVESSLPSTLRTDPTSQGIKDVLILIYNELPLHLKACLLYLSMYPEGYSIRKDDLVKQWVAESLVSGIEYGYFNELVRRGMIKPVDTKYDGEVLSCTANHMVLDLIRYKSVEDNFIIAVNYFESTLRLPDKVRRLSVQFGGAKSAKIPESIRMSQVRSLLFCGPSRCVPSVLDYCLLRVLILHILADQDQMSFDFSRVGELFRLRYLMVECNITINLPDKIQGLEYLETLQLDGRLSAVPSDIGHLENLRHLRLPSQANVRDLGGLTNLQDLHLTLSIAQPVDHLEDTMNHLGSILDKLSNLQSLILASAGSSPVNTSSVSISCDGLSNVFPALAHLERLELLPRICIFPSLPKWFKTLDRLGSLKVGVRELSNSDTDIVKGLPSLTALSLYIQTAPAETIVFGNDGFSALKYFKLRCSEPLLKFEAGAMPNLRKLKLVFNAQEVQQHAVAPICIEHLAGLKEISAKIWGAGAAATESALRISVINDPKNPKINKQQVNWNFYTDEYTIMGTSEPAAVIVEERGEILEENTEYEYTGEDGNRQPDKDRIMGTSESTSVIVEEERDEILEENSEYEYSGDDGNRQPDKDRIMGTSESTSMIVEEERGEILEENSEYECSEEEGNRQPDKDRIMGTSESTAVNVEEERGEILEENSEYEYSGEDGKIQADKDRIMRTSESTAVNVEEERDEILEENSEYEYTGEDGNRQPDWYISMLRSLAEESSSRALPRRHTSPPLPWIRPSPRSPWRRHDRRCCQTLLSVLARTRRAVKAGWTAFKAAYEVRDDLLWWDNLAQCNAGELCMAAVQANNLMEDHCRVESSRTLGTCIGIFDGHGGPEAARFTADNLVRRLQFGARYSLRGMTDDIIREAFLDIEASFIELVSRQWLGKPTLAAVGTCCLVGIVHHRTLFVGNLGDSRAVLGKVGFGGQITMEQLTNEHNVRHESVRQELRARHPNDPDIVVPIDNVWSVKGKIQVSRSIGDAYLKHQQFNWEPLPSMFRLGEPFSRPILSANPSIISRRFQPSDRFIIFASAGLWEFLSNEEAIEIVHRNEPTLAAGKLIEAAVQKAGKKPEALSKHLKKTERGARRRFHDDITVVVLFLDHFLLEFDEQRRHPPFSIRCPLGNTLDMDNFMHLSDDD, encoded by the exons ATGGAGGACGACCCTGATTCCGCTTCGCTTGAGGTGGATACAGAGTACCCCATCACTGTTTCGCTcgggaggacggaggaggatcCTGATTCAGATTCCGCTTCGCTTGCAGTTGAGGTGGATGTAGAGCACCCCATCACTGTTTCGCTCGGCCCCATGGGTCGCCTCCTCCGGCGACTCCATTCATTCCAGGCTTCCGACCACCGTCTGCCAGAGGGGCTTAGTGCGAACGGGATCCGGCTTCTCAGAGAAGGGCTGGAACGATTGTACAACCACCTCAAGAATGCGCCGGAGGCAGATGTGGACAACCCTAGCTTCGCGCCGAAATGGTGGATCAAGGAGGTCCGAGAACTTGCTTACGACACGGAGGACTTCTTCGACGAGGTTATGCAGTCCGGTGACGGCGTCGTTGTCGGCAGAAGCGCCCCCCTTGGTACCATATTTGGAATTAGGAAGCAGCGCCTGCCCCAGATTGCACAAGATTTCTCACAGTTAATGGCCCGTGTGGATGATGCGAAAAAAAGATGCCAAAATTTCCGGTTTGCTCTGGAGACGGCCGTCATCATCAGATCTCAAAGAGTACAAGCCGGTATCAGCTGCCACACGCCTGAACTGCCCCTCGACCTGCCGGTGTTGGCTGTGCAGATGGAACCCATGAAGAAGCTTGTTAACTTGCTTGCTTTCGGCGACGACAACCAGAAACAGCTCAAGGTGTTACCTATCCTTGGATCTGCAGGAGTTGGAAAAACGATGGTTGCCAGAACAATATATCATCAGCATGGAGGGAAATTCCAGTGCCGGGCTTTTGTACGGGTGTCCCGAAATGCCGATATGAGGTGGCTTCTCACCAGCATCCTCTCACAAATTAAAGCACCACAGACTCATTCCTTTACTGATGCACAGGACCTTATTCACAGCATCATCAAACATCTTCAAGGAAAAAG GTACTTCATTGTAGTCGATGATTTATGGACATCATCAGTATGGGATATTATTAGCCGCGCTTTTCCTTATGATGATTGTTGCAGCAGAATACTGGCAACCACACAAGTTGAGGATGTAGCATTAGCATGTTCTGGTTATGAGACAGAGTATATATTAAAGATGGGACGTCTTAATGATGGTGAATCTCGAAAATTATTCTTCAGTTATGTTTTTGGTTCTGAAGGTGAAGGTGCATGCCCTAAAGAGTTCAAAGTGGTTGCAGATAGGATTATCAGCAAATGCGGTGGTTTACCGTTATCAACTGTAAATATAGCAAGCCTGTTGCTGCCAAGAATGCGGAGCCCTGCAGTGGAACAATGGGAGAAGGTAGAAAGTTCTCTACCGTCCACTTTGAGGACAGATCCTACTTCCCAAGGGATAAAAGATGTTCTAATCCTTATTTACAATGAGCTTCCACTTCATTTGAAGGCATGCTTGCTCTACCTTAGTATGTATCCAGAGGGCTACTCTATCAGGAAGGATGATTTGGTGAAGCAATGGGTAGCTGAAAGTTTGGTCAGTGGCATTGAGTATGGTTACTTTAATGAGCTTGTCAGAAGAGGTATGATCAAACCTGTAGACACCAAATATGACGGCGAGGTGTTGTCATGTACAGCTAACCACATGGTACTGGATCTTATCAGGTACAAATCCGTTGAGGATAATTTCATTATTGCTGTGAACTACTTTGAATCAACTCTACGGCTTCCTGACAAGGTTCGTCGGTTGTCCGTCCAGTTTGGAGGTGCAAAAAGTGCAAAGATACCGGAAAGCATCAGAATGTCCCAAGTTCGATCACTTCTATTTTGTGGACCCTCCAGATGTGTACCTTCCGTTCTGGATTATTGCCTTCTCCGAGTTCTGATTCTTCATATTTTGGCTGATCAAGACCAGATGAGTTTTGATTTCAGTAGAGTCGGTGAACTATTTCGACTGAGATATCTGATGGTTGAATGCAATATCACCATCAATTTACCAGACAAGATTCAAGGATTAGAATACTTGGAGACACTGCAATTAGATGGAAGGCTATCTGCGGTTCCATCAGATATTGGTCATTTGGAGAATTTACGGCACCTTCGCCTTCCCAGCCAGGCTAATGTGAGGGACCTTGGCGGGCTGACCAATCTCCAGGATCTTCATCTCACCCTTTCTATAGCACAGCCAGTTGATCATCTGGAGGATACCATGAACCACCTGGGCTCAATTCTCGACAAACTCAGCAACCTCCAGTCTTTGATTCTGGCATCTGCTGGTTCCTCTCCTGTAAATACCTCAAGTGTGAGCATTTCGTGTGATGGCTTGAGCAATGTGTTCCCTGCTCTGGCCCATCTCGAGAGACTTGAGTTATTGCCGCGGATTTGCATCTTTCCTAGCCTCCCAAAGTGGTTTAAAACACTCGACAGACTCGGCAGCCTAAAGGTAGGAGTTAGAGAGCTATCAAACAGTGATACTGATATCGTTAAAGGATTGCCTTCCCTCACTGCCCTCTCGCTGTATATCCAGACAGCGCCTGCAGAGACAATTGTCTTTGGCAACGACGGATTTTCAGCTCTCAAGTACTTCAAGTTGAGGTGCAGTGAGCCTTTGCTGAAATTTGAGGCTGGTGCAATGCCTAATCTTCGGAAGCTCAAGCTAGTCTTCAATGCCCAGGAAGTGCAGCAGCATGCTGTTGCACCTATCTGCATTGAGCACTTGGCAGGGCTTAAAGAGATATCCGCCAAAATTTGGGGTGCAGGTGCTGCTGCCACAGAGTCTGCCTTAAGGATTTCTGTTATTAATGATCCAAAAAATCCAAAAATCAACAAGCAACAGGTGAACTGGAATTTCTATACTGACGAATATACAATTATGGGGACATCAGAGCCAGCAGCCGTGATTGTAGAAGAACGAGGTGAGATCCTGGAAGAGAACACAGAATATGAGTACACAGGGGAAGATGGGAACAGACAACCTGACAAAGATAGAATTATGGGAACATCGGAGTCAACATCTGTGATTGTAGAAGAAGAACGAGATGAGATCTTGGAAGAAAACTCAGAATATGAGTATTCAGGGGACGATGGGAACAGACAACCTGACAAAGATAGAATTATGGGGACATCAGAGTCAACATCCATGATTGTAGAAGAAGAAAGAGGTGAGATCCTGGAAGAAAACTCAGAATATGAGTGCTCAGAGGAAGAGGGGAACAGACAACCTGACAAAGATAGAATTATGGGGACATCAGAGTCAACAGCCGTGAATGTAGAAGAAGAACGAGGTGAGATCCTGGAAGAAAACTCAGAATATGAGTATTCAGGGGAAGACGGGAAAATACAAGCTGACAAAGATAGAATTATGAGGACATCAGAGTCAACAGCTGTGAATGTAGAAGAAGAACGAGATGAGATCCTGGAAGAAAACTCAGAATATGAGTACACAGGGGAAGATGGGAACAGACAACCTGACTG GTATATTTCTATGCTTCGTTCTCTGGCAGAGGAGAGCTCCTCTCGTGCGTTGCCTCGGAGACACACCTCTCCTCCGTTGCCTTGGATACGCCCCTCTCCTAGGTCGCCTTGGAGACGCCACGACCGGCGATGTTGCCAGACGCTCCTCTCTGTGTTAGCCAGGACCAGGCGTGCCGTGAAAGCCGGCTGGACCGCCTTTAAAGCCGCCTACGAAGTCCGCGATGATCTCCTCTGGTGGGACAATCTTGCACAATGCAATGCCGGTGAGCTCTGCATGGCCGCCGTCCAGGCCAATAATCTGATGGAGGACCATTGTCGTGTAGAGTCGTCTCGTACCCTAGGCACCTGCATCGGGATCTTCGACGGTCACGGTGGCCCCGAGGCGGCCCGCTTCACTGCTGACAATCTCGTCCGTAGACTCCAATTTGGAGCCAGGTATAGCTTGCGGGGCATGACAGATGACATCATCAGGGAGGCATTCCTTGATATAGAGGCAAGCTTCATCGAGCTTGTCTCACGGCAATGGTTAGGCAAGCCGACCCTTGCCGCCGTCGGGACATGCTGCCTTGTCGGCATCGTGCACCACCGGACTCTCTTTGTCGGCAACCTCGGGGATTCCCGAGCTGTTCTCGGAAAGGTAGGTTTCGGCGGGCAGATTACTATGGAGCAGCTGACGAATGAACACAATGTTCGTCACGAGAGTGTCAGGCAGGAGCTCAGGGCTCGGCACCCCAATGATCCAGATATTGTGGTGCCTATTGATAATGTTTGGAGTGTGAAGGGCAAGATACAG GTGTCAAGATCAATAGGTGACGCATACTTGAAACACCAGCAGTTTAACTGGGAACCGCTACCTAGTATGTTCAGACTTGGTGAACCATTCAGCCGGCCTATACTGAGTGCCAACCCATCTATCATCTCACGTAGATTTCAACCAAGTGACCGCTTCATCATATTTGCCTCGGCTGGTCTGTGGGAATTCTTGAGCAATGAGGAAGCCATCGAGATTGTTCACAGAAACGAGCCTACT CTAGCTGCAGGAAAGCTTATAGAAGCAGCTGTCCAGAAAGCGGGGAAGAAACCTGAGGCGCTTTCCAAACATCTCAAGAAGACTGAGAGGGGGGCTCGCAGGCGTTTCCATGATGATATAACCGTGGTCGTCCTATTTCTAGATCATTTCCTGTTAGAGTTCGATGAACAACGCCGACATCCGCCGTTTTCCATAAGATGCCCATTAGGTAACACACTTGACATGGATAATTTCATGCATCTATCTGATGATGATTAA
- the LOC109784250 gene encoding disease resistance protein RGA5 isoform X1, producing the protein MTCRYFIVVDDLWTSSVWDIISRAFPYDDCCSRILATTQVEDVALACSGYETEYILKMGRLNDGESRKLFFSYVFGSEGEGACPKEFKVVADRIISKCGGLPLSTVNIASLLLPRMRSPAVEQWEKVESSLPSTLRTDPTSQGIKDVLILIYNELPLHLKACLLYLSMYPEGYSIRKDDLVKQWVAESLVSGIEYGYFNELVRRGMIKPVDTKYDGEVLSCTANHMVLDLIRYKSVEDNFIIAVNYFESTLRLPDKVRRLSVQFGGAKSAKIPESIRMSQVRSLLFCGPSRCVPSVLDYCLLRVLILHILADQDQMSFDFSRVGELFRLRYLMVECNITINLPDKIQGLEYLETLQLDGRLSAVPSDIGHLENLRHLRLPSQANVRDLGGLTNLQDLHLTLSIAQPVDHLEDTMNHLGSILDKLSNLQSLILASAGSSPVNTSSVSISCDGLSNVFPALAHLERLELLPRICIFPSLPKWFKTLDRLGSLKVGVRELSNSDTDIVKGLPSLTALSLYIQTAPAETIVFGNDGFSALKYFKLRCSEPLLKFEAGAMPNLRKLKLVFNAQEVQQHAVAPICIEHLAGLKEISAKIWGAGAAATESALRISVINDPKNPKINKQQVNWNFYTDEYTIMGTSEPAAVIVEERGEILEENTEYEYTGEDGNRQPDKDRIMGTSESTSVIVEEERDEILEENSEYEYSGDDGNRQPDKDRIMGTSESTSMIVEEERGEILEENSEYECSEEEGNRQPDKDRIMGTSESTAVNVEEERGEILEENSEYEYSGEDGKIQADKDRIMRTSESTAVNVEEERDEILEENSEYEYTGEDGNRQPDWYISMLRSLAEESSSRALPRRHTSPPLPWIRPSPRSPWRRHDRRCCQTLLSVLARTRRAVKAGWTAFKAAYEVRDDLLWWDNLAQCNAGELCMAAVQANNLMEDHCRVESSRTLGTCIGIFDGHGGPEAARFTADNLVRRLQFGARYSLRGMTDDIIREAFLDIEASFIELVSRQWLGKPTLAAVGTCCLVGIVHHRTLFVGNLGDSRAVLGKVGFGGQITMEQLTNEHNVRHESVRQELRARHPNDPDIVVPIDNVWSVKGKIQVSRSIGDAYLKHQQFNWEPLPSMFRLGEPFSRPILSANPSIISRRFQPSDRFIIFASAGLWEFLSNEEAIEIVHRNEPTLAAGKLIEAAVQKAGKKPEALSKHLKKTERGARRRFHDDITVVVLFLDHFLLEFDEQRRHPPFSIRCPLGNTLDMDNFMHLSDDD; encoded by the exons ATGACTTGCAGGTACTTCATTGTAGTCGATGATTTATGGACATCATCAGTATGGGATATTATTAGCCGCGCTTTTCCTTATGATGATTGTTGCAGCAGAATACTGGCAACCACACAAGTTGAGGATGTAGCATTAGCATGTTCTGGTTATGAGACAGAGTATATATTAAAGATGGGACGTCTTAATGATGGTGAATCTCGAAAATTATTCTTCAGTTATGTTTTTGGTTCTGAAGGTGAAGGTGCATGCCCTAAAGAGTTCAAAGTGGTTGCAGATAGGATTATCAGCAAATGCGGTGGTTTACCGTTATCAACTGTAAATATAGCAAGCCTGTTGCTGCCAAGAATGCGGAGCCCTGCAGTGGAACAATGGGAGAAGGTAGAAAGTTCTCTACCGTCCACTTTGAGGACAGATCCTACTTCCCAAGGGATAAAAGATGTTCTAATCCTTATTTACAATGAGCTTCCACTTCATTTGAAGGCATGCTTGCTCTACCTTAGTATGTATCCAGAGGGCTACTCTATCAGGAAGGATGATTTGGTGAAGCAATGGGTAGCTGAAAGTTTGGTCAGTGGCATTGAGTATGGTTACTTTAATGAGCTTGTCAGAAGAGGTATGATCAAACCTGTAGACACCAAATATGACGGCGAGGTGTTGTCATGTACAGCTAACCACATGGTACTGGATCTTATCAGGTACAAATCCGTTGAGGATAATTTCATTATTGCTGTGAACTACTTTGAATCAACTCTACGGCTTCCTGACAAGGTTCGTCGGTTGTCCGTCCAGTTTGGAGGTGCAAAAAGTGCAAAGATACCGGAAAGCATCAGAATGTCCCAAGTTCGATCACTTCTATTTTGTGGACCCTCCAGATGTGTACCTTCCGTTCTGGATTATTGCCTTCTCCGAGTTCTGATTCTTCATATTTTGGCTGATCAAGACCAGATGAGTTTTGATTTCAGTAGAGTCGGTGAACTATTTCGACTGAGATATCTGATGGTTGAATGCAATATCACCATCAATTTACCAGACAAGATTCAAGGATTAGAATACTTGGAGACACTGCAATTAGATGGAAGGCTATCTGCGGTTCCATCAGATATTGGTCATTTGGAGAATTTACGGCACCTTCGCCTTCCCAGCCAGGCTAATGTGAGGGACCTTGGCGGGCTGACCAATCTCCAGGATCTTCATCTCACCCTTTCTATAGCACAGCCAGTTGATCATCTGGAGGATACCATGAACCACCTGGGCTCAATTCTCGACAAACTCAGCAACCTCCAGTCTTTGATTCTGGCATCTGCTGGTTCCTCTCCTGTAAATACCTCAAGTGTGAGCATTTCGTGTGATGGCTTGAGCAATGTGTTCCCTGCTCTGGCCCATCTCGAGAGACTTGAGTTATTGCCGCGGATTTGCATCTTTCCTAGCCTCCCAAAGTGGTTTAAAACACTCGACAGACTCGGCAGCCTAAAGGTAGGAGTTAGAGAGCTATCAAACAGTGATACTGATATCGTTAAAGGATTGCCTTCCCTCACTGCCCTCTCGCTGTATATCCAGACAGCGCCTGCAGAGACAATTGTCTTTGGCAACGACGGATTTTCAGCTCTCAAGTACTTCAAGTTGAGGTGCAGTGAGCCTTTGCTGAAATTTGAGGCTGGTGCAATGCCTAATCTTCGGAAGCTCAAGCTAGTCTTCAATGCCCAGGAAGTGCAGCAGCATGCTGTTGCACCTATCTGCATTGAGCACTTGGCAGGGCTTAAAGAGATATCCGCCAAAATTTGGGGTGCAGGTGCTGCTGCCACAGAGTCTGCCTTAAGGATTTCTGTTATTAATGATCCAAAAAATCCAAAAATCAACAAGCAACAGGTGAACTGGAATTTCTATACTGACGAATATACAATTATGGGGACATCAGAGCCAGCAGCCGTGATTGTAGAAGAACGAGGTGAGATCCTGGAAGAGAACACAGAATATGAGTACACAGGGGAAGATGGGAACAGACAACCTGACAAAGATAGAATTATGGGAACATCGGAGTCAACATCTGTGATTGTAGAAGAAGAACGAGATGAGATCTTGGAAGAAAACTCAGAATATGAGTATTCAGGGGACGATGGGAACAGACAACCTGACAAAGATAGAATTATGGGGACATCAGAGTCAACATCCATGATTGTAGAAGAAGAAAGAGGTGAGATCCTGGAAGAAAACTCAGAATATGAGTGCTCAGAGGAAGAGGGGAACAGACAACCTGACAAAGATAGAATTATGGGGACATCAGAGTCAACAGCCGTGAATGTAGAAGAAGAACGAGGTGAGATCCTGGAAGAAAACTCAGAATATGAGTATTCAGGGGAAGACGGGAAAATACAAGCTGACAAAGATAGAATTATGAGGACATCAGAGTCAACAGCTGTGAATGTAGAAGAAGAACGAGATGAGATCCTGGAAGAAAACTCAGAATATGAGTACACAGGGGAAGATGGGAACAGACAACCTGACTG GTATATTTCTATGCTTCGTTCTCTGGCAGAGGAGAGCTCCTCTCGTGCGTTGCCTCGGAGACACACCTCTCCTCCGTTGCCTTGGATACGCCCCTCTCCTAGGTCGCCTTGGAGACGCCACGACCGGCGATGTTGCCAGACGCTCCTCTCTGTGTTAGCCAGGACCAGGCGTGCCGTGAAAGCCGGCTGGACCGCCTTTAAAGCCGCCTACGAAGTCCGCGATGATCTCCTCTGGTGGGACAATCTTGCACAATGCAATGCCGGTGAGCTCTGCATGGCCGCCGTCCAGGCCAATAATCTGATGGAGGACCATTGTCGTGTAGAGTCGTCTCGTACCCTAGGCACCTGCATCGGGATCTTCGACGGTCACGGTGGCCCCGAGGCGGCCCGCTTCACTGCTGACAATCTCGTCCGTAGACTCCAATTTGGAGCCAGGTATAGCTTGCGGGGCATGACAGATGACATCATCAGGGAGGCATTCCTTGATATAGAGGCAAGCTTCATCGAGCTTGTCTCACGGCAATGGTTAGGCAAGCCGACCCTTGCCGCCGTCGGGACATGCTGCCTTGTCGGCATCGTGCACCACCGGACTCTCTTTGTCGGCAACCTCGGGGATTCCCGAGCTGTTCTCGGAAAGGTAGGTTTCGGCGGGCAGATTACTATGGAGCAGCTGACGAATGAACACAATGTTCGTCACGAGAGTGTCAGGCAGGAGCTCAGGGCTCGGCACCCCAATGATCCAGATATTGTGGTGCCTATTGATAATGTTTGGAGTGTGAAGGGCAAGATACAG GTGTCAAGATCAATAGGTGACGCATACTTGAAACACCAGCAGTTTAACTGGGAACCGCTACCTAGTATGTTCAGACTTGGTGAACCATTCAGCCGGCCTATACTGAGTGCCAACCCATCTATCATCTCACGTAGATTTCAACCAAGTGACCGCTTCATCATATTTGCCTCGGCTGGTCTGTGGGAATTCTTGAGCAATGAGGAAGCCATCGAGATTGTTCACAGAAACGAGCCTACT CTAGCTGCAGGAAAGCTTATAGAAGCAGCTGTCCAGAAAGCGGGGAAGAAACCTGAGGCGCTTTCCAAACATCTCAAGAAGACTGAGAGGGGGGCTCGCAGGCGTTTCCATGATGATATAACCGTGGTCGTCCTATTTCTAGATCATTTCCTGTTAGAGTTCGATGAACAACGCCGACATCCGCCGTTTTCCATAAGATGCCCATTAGGTAACACACTTGACATGGATAATTTCATGCATCTATCTGATGATGATTAA